The candidate division KSB1 bacterium genome has a window encoding:
- a CDS encoding alpha-mannosidase, with protein sequence MRRVTVAVLALAVMGVLSPSHGQTPIRNWLVSGGFSGTNPDSMLDARYFPEEPGLVPVPGEAAPAGASPWQLVQADERGVVDLRRVPLPRHQSAVAYAVSYVYHPTATEALLLVGSDDGVAVWLNGVRVLRRPVYRGLGLDQDRVPVRLEQGWNHLVVKVFNGSGGFGYAVRLVDASGKDLPELVSVAEPPAALAAGKPAAPVALIKAELTPVASYLAGKPRVRLNVAVELATLLPAFEPGEVSLVVAGQKVQTRPLKAQLRNAVTFDLAHDNVRRLLGSGDKLVLEATVGGRKAERVFTVQPLEFLTDLFAQPDLPSPLRSCGERMTKVRENLRWAQVFSKGFQAPSGEFWRDLSLALLDGDLARFRSMLDEQAKRYAPLAKELKQNTIHLVGNAHIDMAWLWRYDPETIEVCRSTFASALNFAKEYPDFVYVQSQAQAYWWMEQRYPELFEEIRRAYQQGHWVPVGGMWVEPDLNLPSGEALARQILYGKRYFLQKLGADVVVGYNPDTFGYCWTLPQLYRKAGFKYFVTQKLRWNDTNPWEHDAFWWEAPDGSRVLALIPYGYTHDADPDAMAQEFVRFQGITGLKDHLVLYGVGNHGGGPTRQNLARIRYAQGLDVYPVVRHDDIQTVMEKIEQDPAARSLPVIRDELYLEYHRGTYTTQASIKKRNRRSEILMEEAEKLAVVSGIPYPSDELWECWRRVLLNQFHDILPGSAIPAAYEDAHRDYDFVEQSGKAIVARGLAALAAKVNTQGSGTPVLVFNPLSWTRTDIVVLDDPRLVQAGRVVDGAGKPVLSQVVGKKLYFLAEDVPALGYKVFWVRSGGPLAARTGLSVGPTTLENRKIRVEINPRNGNLKRVFDKAAGREVLSPGAEGNVLQAFGDLPDQYDAWNIGYTGEKWLVEDVEKIEIVDRGPLRASIRVVRKWRDSRFEQLYVLYAHSPRLDIETRADWHAEHVLLKALFPVNVQTDAVIYEIPYGTIARTNRPKTSVEKAKHEVPGHKFVDMSDGRWGVALLNDCKYGFDARNDSLRITLLRSPRTPVPIDAGPDYVPPLADQGSHEFTYSLYPHRGGYVDGGVARAGYELNYPMLVWATDAHTGDLPPSFGFVEELPENVFLTAVKKAEDAHHWILRMYELAGRHTTFSLRWHLPFAAAWEADLMEHARVKLPQEGEAVVVAMNPYEIKTILLERAQR encoded by the coding sequence ATGAGACGGGTCACCGTGGCAGTTCTGGCTCTGGCGGTGATGGGCGTCCTGTCGCCTTCGCACGGACAGACACCGATCCGCAACTGGCTTGTCTCGGGGGGCTTTTCCGGGACAAATCCCGATTCCATGCTCGACGCACGGTACTTTCCCGAGGAGCCGGGCCTGGTGCCGGTCCCGGGCGAAGCGGCTCCCGCCGGTGCTTCGCCCTGGCAACTGGTGCAAGCAGACGAGCGCGGCGTTGTGGACCTGCGGCGGGTTCCCTTGCCCCGACACCAGTCCGCGGTCGCGTACGCCGTCTCTTACGTCTACCACCCGACGGCCACTGAGGCTTTGTTGCTCGTAGGCAGTGACGACGGCGTGGCGGTGTGGCTCAACGGTGTGCGCGTGCTCCGGCGCCCCGTGTACCGCGGGCTCGGTCTGGACCAGGACCGGGTACCGGTGCGACTGGAGCAGGGCTGGAACCACCTCGTCGTAAAGGTCTTCAACGGCAGCGGTGGCTTCGGCTACGCCGTCCGCTTGGTGGATGCTTCGGGAAAGGACCTGCCAGAGCTTGTGTCCGTAGCGGAGCCGCCCGCTGCACTTGCAGCGGGAAAGCCCGCGGCACCGGTGGCTCTAATAAAGGCAGAGCTGACCCCAGTTGCTTCCTACCTCGCCGGAAAACCCCGCGTGCGGCTGAACGTTGCCGTGGAGCTGGCAACACTTCTTCCGGCCTTCGAACCGGGCGAGGTGTCCCTGGTGGTCGCAGGTCAGAAAGTTCAGACCCGTCCCCTTAAGGCCCAGCTGCGCAACGCGGTGACCTTCGACCTGGCTCACGATAATGTGCGTCGGCTTCTGGGCTCTGGCGACAAGCTCGTGCTCGAGGCTACCGTAGGCGGTCGCAAAGCGGAACGAGTTTTCACCGTACAGCCCCTCGAATTCCTGACCGATCTGTTCGCGCAACCTGACCTGCCGAGCCCGTTGCGCTCATGCGGTGAGCGCATGACCAAGGTGCGGGAGAATCTCCGCTGGGCCCAGGTTTTTTCGAAAGGCTTCCAGGCGCCGTCCGGCGAGTTCTGGAGGGATCTCTCCCTCGCCCTCCTGGATGGCGATCTGGCGCGCTTCCGCTCGATGCTGGACGAGCAGGCCAAGCGCTACGCGCCTTTGGCCAAAGAGCTCAAGCAGAACACGATCCATCTGGTGGGCAACGCCCATATCGATATGGCCTGGCTGTGGCGCTACGATCCGGAGACGATTGAGGTGTGCCGCAGCACGTTCGCCTCGGCTCTGAACTTCGCCAAAGAGTACCCTGACTTCGTCTACGTGCAGAGTCAGGCCCAGGCCTACTGGTGGATGGAGCAACGCTACCCAGAGCTCTTCGAAGAGATCCGCCGCGCCTACCAGCAGGGCCACTGGGTGCCCGTCGGCGGCATGTGGGTCGAGCCCGATCTGAACCTGCCCTCGGGCGAAGCCCTCGCCAGGCAGATCCTGTACGGAAAGCGGTATTTTCTGCAGAAGCTGGGTGCAGATGTCGTGGTCGGGTATAATCCGGACACCTTCGGCTATTGCTGGACGCTGCCGCAGCTCTACCGGAAGGCCGGATTCAAGTATTTCGTGACGCAAAAGCTGCGCTGGAACGACACCAATCCCTGGGAACACGACGCCTTCTGGTGGGAGGCCCCGGACGGCTCGCGTGTCCTGGCCCTGATCCCGTACGGCTATACGCACGACGCGGATCCGGACGCCATGGCGCAGGAGTTCGTGCGGTTCCAGGGCATCACGGGTCTCAAAGATCACCTCGTGCTCTACGGTGTGGGAAACCACGGAGGAGGGCCAACCCGGCAGAACCTGGCTCGCATCCGCTACGCGCAGGGACTGGATGTCTATCCCGTGGTCCGGCATGACGACATCCAGACGGTGATGGAAAAGATCGAGCAGGATCCGGCCGCGCGCTCTCTCCCCGTGATCCGGGATGAGCTCTATTTGGAATACCACCGCGGCACCTACACCACCCAGGCCTCCATCAAGAAGCGCAACCGTCGCTCCGAGATCCTGATGGAGGAAGCGGAGAAGCTGGCCGTAGTTTCCGGCATACCCTATCCGAGCGATGAACTCTGGGAGTGCTGGCGACGGGTGCTTCTCAATCAGTTCCACGACATTCTGCCGGGCTCCGCTATCCCGGCAGCGTACGAGGACGCGCACAGGGATTACGACTTCGTGGAGCAGTCCGGTAAGGCCATCGTTGCCAGAGGTCTGGCCGCTTTGGCCGCAAAGGTGAACACGCAAGGCTCGGGCACACCGGTTCTGGTTTTCAATCCTCTATCGTGGACTCGTACCGACATCGTGGTTCTGGACGATCCTCGGCTGGTTCAGGCCGGCAGGGTGGTCGACGGCGCCGGCAAGCCAGTGCTGAGCCAGGTGGTCGGCAAGAAGCTCTATTTTCTGGCGGAGGACGTACCCGCTCTGGGCTACAAGGTCTTCTGGGTTCGATCAGGCGGTCCTCTGGCGGCCCGGACGGGACTTTCTGTAGGACCGACCACTCTGGAAAACCGCAAGATTCGCGTTGAAATCAACCCCCGCAACGGCAACTTGAAGAGGGTCTTCGACAAAGCCGCGGGCCGGGAGGTCCTGAGCCCAGGGGCGGAGGGGAACGTCTTGCAGGCCTTTGGGGATCTCCCCGATCAGTACGATGCGTGGAACATCGGCTACACGGGGGAGAAGTGGCTGGTGGAGGATGTGGAGAAAATCGAGATCGTGGATCGCGGCCCCCTGCGGGCGAGCATCCGCGTGGTCCGCAAGTGGCGCGATTCGCGTTTTGAACAGCTCTATGTGCTCTACGCCCACTCGCCGCGGCTGGATATCGAGACGCGGGCCGATTGGCACGCCGAACACGTCCTCCTGAAAGCCCTGTTCCCGGTGAACGTCCAGACCGACGCGGTTATCTATGAGATCCCCTACGGCACGATCGCTCGTACCAACCGTCCCAAGACGTCCGTGGAGAAGGCGAAGCACGAGGTCCCCGGCCACAAGTTTGTGGATATGTCCGACGGACGGTGGGGTGTAGCGCTTCTCAACGACTGCAAGTACGGCTTTGACGCCCGTAACGACAGCCTCCGGATCACGCTCCTTCGCTCGCCGCGCACGCCTGTGCCCATCGACGCCGGGCCCGACTACGTGCCGCCCCTTGCGGACCAGGGGTCGCACGAGTTCACTTATTCCCTCTATCCGCACCGTGGCGGGTATGTGGATGGCGGCGTCGCCCGTGCCGGCTACGAACTGAACTACCCCATGTTGGTCTGGGCGACGGACGCCCACACGGGTGATCTACCTCCTTCCTTCGGCTTCGTGGAGGAGCTTCCCGAAAACGTGTTCCTGACCGCCGTCAAGAAGGCCGAGGACGCCCATCACTGGATTTTGCGGATGTACGAGCTGGCCGGTCGCCACACCACGTTCTCCCTGCGCTGGCACCTGCCGTTCGCCGCGGCGTGGGAGGCCGATCTGATGGAACACGCCCGTGTGAAGCTCCCGCAGGAAGGGGAGGCAGTGGTCGTCGCGATGAATCCGTACGAAATCAAGACGATTCTTCTGGAACGGGCTCAGAGGTAG
- a CDS encoding peptidylprolyl isomerase — protein MRHASLHLVGVGLLGLALLGCEEFTSPFTVGRVGNARITLGEFRDHYRVGRDPEALRAVSMDARRTHLERMLEARMKYLEAKRLGLDQDSAYVARYREVRDRAVMEEMMREKILYRLIPASEVRRWYKYSGTAVKVKSISIYVREGMRPRELLAKGSQAWQVYTRLKRGEPFDSLVVAFSEDPAERDSGGNPRWIRWGFHDPRLCLELFKLEKGEFSRPIRTPEGYRVFQVVEKNVVETLPLRLIRFEVLSQIRNTDPYRRRVDAELEKFITSVMGQYRYAENAFAWNYLSGVMKIRKAALISGQVSGESDQFEMIPQAHYHYALCRWKGDSLTIGEVIDYVRKNSARTMPDFTDERTRRSWIEGIARRKLLTQHAYELGYDRHPDVQEQLRNYELRVLPTVLDNRLVRQKAEVTEEQARRFFEAHRNEFKIPASRLVREILIGNYDLAEEIARRAKGGEDFLQLARKYNERQSTKNQDGLLGWVTEGAFGELGTRAVQMSKGEISNPIPVGNKWSVIRIEDERAERLKTYEEARTQVMERARSEQQLQLARELSANLRKSYRPVVYERALARAFPLP, from the coding sequence ATGAGGCACGCGTCGCTGCACCTTGTAGGGGTGGGACTGCTCGGTCTGGCGCTCTTGGGTTGTGAAGAGTTCACGTCGCCGTTTACGGTCGGGCGGGTGGGGAACGCCCGGATCACGCTCGGCGAGTTTCGAGACCATTACCGGGTGGGCCGGGATCCCGAGGCTCTGCGCGCCGTCTCAATGGACGCGCGCCGCACTCACCTGGAGCGGATGCTCGAGGCCCGGATGAAGTACCTCGAGGCAAAGCGCCTCGGGCTGGATCAGGATTCGGCCTATGTGGCTCGGTACCGCGAAGTCCGGGATCGAGCCGTGATGGAAGAGATGATGCGCGAGAAGATTCTCTACCGTTTGATCCCGGCCTCAGAGGTGCGGCGCTGGTACAAGTATTCCGGCACAGCCGTCAAGGTAAAAAGCATCTCGATCTACGTGCGGGAAGGAATGCGGCCACGGGAGCTTCTGGCCAAGGGAAGCCAGGCCTGGCAGGTGTACACGAGGCTGAAGCGGGGGGAGCCCTTCGACAGCCTGGTGGTCGCTTTCAGTGAGGATCCCGCCGAGCGGGACAGTGGAGGCAATCCTCGCTGGATCCGCTGGGGGTTTCATGACCCGCGCCTCTGCCTGGAGCTCTTCAAGCTGGAGAAGGGGGAGTTCAGTCGGCCGATCCGCACCCCGGAGGGTTACCGGGTGTTCCAGGTTGTGGAGAAGAACGTCGTGGAGACCCTTCCCCTGCGACTCATCCGTTTTGAGGTGCTTTCGCAGATACGGAACACGGACCCTTATCGGCGACGGGTCGATGCTGAGCTCGAGAAATTCATCACGAGCGTAATGGGACAGTATCGCTACGCGGAAAATGCGTTCGCCTGGAACTACCTCTCGGGGGTGATGAAGATCCGCAAAGCTGCGCTCATTTCGGGCCAGGTGAGCGGAGAAAGCGATCAGTTCGAGATGATCCCCCAGGCCCACTACCACTACGCCTTGTGCCGGTGGAAGGGAGATAGCTTGACCATTGGCGAAGTGATCGATTACGTGCGCAAGAACAGCGCCCGGACGATGCCGGATTTCACCGATGAGAGGACGCGCCGATCGTGGATCGAAGGGATCGCCCGGCGCAAGCTCCTGACGCAGCACGCCTATGAGCTGGGCTACGACCGGCATCCGGACGTACAGGAACAGCTGCGAAACTACGAGCTGCGGGTCCTCCCCACGGTGCTGGACAACCGCCTTGTCCGTCAGAAAGCGGAGGTGACCGAGGAGCAGGCGCGGCGTTTCTTCGAGGCGCATCGGAATGAGTTCAAGATCCCTGCTTCGAGGCTGGTCCGAGAGATTCTGATCGGCAACTACGATCTGGCCGAGGAGATAGCACGGCGCGCCAAGGGCGGCGAGGATTTCCTCCAGCTCGCTCGAAAGTACAACGAACGGCAGTCCACGAAGAATCAAGATGGGCTGCTGGGTTGGGTGACGGAAGGGGCTTTCGGCGAGCTGGGCACCAGGGCCGTGCAGATGAGCAAAGGGGAAATCTCCAACCCCATCCCCGTCGGCAACAAGTGGTCTGTCATCCGGATCGAGGACGAGCGCGCGGAGCGCCTGAAGACGTACGAGGAGGCGCGAACGCAGGTCATGGAACGCGCCCGGAGCGAACAGCAGCTCCAGCTGGCGCGCGAGCTTTCGGCAAATCTCCGCAAGTCCTACAGGCCGGTGGTATACGAGAGGGCACTGGCGCGGGCCTTCCCGCTGCCGTAG